In Chitinophaga sp. HK235, a single window of DNA contains:
- a CDS encoding DUF3320 domain-containing protein, with protein MIASILTRLESSRKELLDLGLKNPLLNYKLPASKGLHIVDESSAAVYELLVKENRTLTFLDRPDKKTAQQEVVYQEEQQAATAKDAVHDTRLQTNESQVNLHTRLLNTYYAARISIEEQGFNILYLSLGMLHWYEVDSSGEARQAPLLLVPVQLDRSDVRERFRLKYTLEEVEANISLEAKMKADFNIGIPGLPETEDFDVNEYFTAVSAAIEGMSGWKVEPNTIELGFFSFGKFMIYNDLDAGNWPSDNGPLTNPVINSLFGGGFSDNQPGVPEDTFIDDVPRADELYQVVDADSSQILAMLAVQEGRHLVIQGPPGTGKSQTITNIIADAVGRGKKVLFVAEKMAALEVVKRRLDNIQLGEACLELHSHKASKKELHQELRRVLELGRPSVHKLREEVMLLNTHRQELNEYCQSVNEPIGQSGLTVHQITGYLLRINEETAGRQLPAITPPDMASWDAAAMNKATAMALRIQACLREAGMPSQLAFRGSRLTVLLPHQQDALQRQLQDTTSALQTLQQLLATIAGSLGMTPPADMKTAAQLVNICDLLSRKPDLNGLNTASQSWLIRQQDIAAWLEAGRRHTAIHAACQDTLIPEAFTQDLMEVRQNLLAHGGKWYKFLIGAYNRSNKQLAALCKGPLPKDNATKLQYVDSIMEYRRHDALIQEHAALARELFGIRWQKHQTDWDALDTAAAYVTDMHKRIAAGTCPMQILNCLHQQIDPATAATDRDRLQQQLNSTASLQAGVLQQLDMPVYQWPESFAATAEQLVSWKDRLPEIHHNIAWNNITETATQENFSCLISPSMEWPEAARLLKTVLQKTWYEYLLETAVKAQPALRRFDRAGHEELVQQFRRLDTTNLQYNRARAALSHWEQMPRIDAGGQVNIIRTEFNKKARHMPVRKLMKEAGLAIQAIKPVFMMSPLSIANFLPPGSLEFDLVIFDEASQVRPVEALGAILRGKQLVVVGDTKQLPPTSFFDTLTKEVEDEENITADMQSILGLCDAQGAPQRMLRWHYRSRHESLITLSNHEFYENKLVIFPSPGSKESRGLVFNHLKDTAYDRGKTRTNPKEAEIVADAVMEHARRHPALSLGVVAFSTSQREAITTALETRRRNNPELESFFRQHADEPFFVKNLENVQGDERDVIFISIGYGRTEEGYVAMSFGPLNNDGGERRLNVLITRAKSRCEVFTNITADDIDLNRAKSTGIMALKNFLYYAQHGRLNTTIETGLPADSPFEENVAAKLEALGYIVRKQVGSRGFYIDLVIVDPDLPGRYVLGIECDGAAYHSARSARDRDRLRQQMLEAIGWKMHRIWSTDWFRNPGKELDRLVAAIEKARADLSINDQVDADVIAEATPLLKRETVETEDTDAPLYEIAELPETIKDQEFHATPIGSLCDWIEQVVAVESPVHFDEVARRMVEAAGITRVGPRIREVLRHAVRHADASKRIKIKGQFLWETALAEPVVRNRSQLPAAARKISYISVEEIGVALEKVVKDAIAIQREEAVPFIAKMFGYSRVTEEMKEEILKAIDVNIANNVVQQEGDLLKV; from the coding sequence ATGATTGCATCCATATTAACCAGACTGGAGTCTTCCCGAAAAGAGCTGCTGGATCTGGGTCTGAAAAATCCCCTGTTAAATTATAAATTGCCGGCCAGCAAAGGGTTACACATTGTTGATGAATCATCGGCAGCTGTTTATGAGCTGTTGGTGAAAGAAAACAGAACACTGACTTTCCTGGACCGTCCGGATAAAAAGACTGCACAACAGGAAGTAGTATACCAGGAAGAACAGCAAGCAGCTACTGCTAAAGACGCGGTTCATGATACCCGGTTACAGACCAACGAATCGCAGGTTAATCTTCACACGCGTTTGCTCAATACTTATTATGCAGCGAGGATTAGCATTGAAGAACAGGGTTTCAATATCCTGTATCTGTCTCTCGGCATGTTGCATTGGTATGAAGTGGATAGCAGCGGAGAAGCGCGTCAGGCGCCGTTGTTGCTGGTACCGGTACAGCTGGACCGTTCCGATGTCCGTGAACGTTTCCGCTTAAAATATACTTTGGAAGAAGTGGAAGCCAACATATCGCTGGAAGCGAAGATGAAGGCAGATTTTAATATCGGGATACCAGGACTACCGGAAACAGAAGACTTTGATGTCAACGAATATTTTACCGCCGTATCTGCGGCCATAGAAGGTATGTCTGGCTGGAAGGTGGAACCCAACACTATTGAACTGGGATTTTTCTCCTTCGGCAAATTCATGATCTATAACGATCTGGATGCAGGCAACTGGCCATCAGACAATGGTCCGCTTACAAATCCGGTGATCAACAGCCTTTTTGGCGGCGGCTTTTCAGATAATCAGCCCGGTGTGCCGGAAGATACTTTTATCGATGATGTGCCCCGTGCAGATGAACTGTACCAGGTAGTAGATGCAGACAGCTCACAGATATTAGCCATGCTGGCTGTACAGGAGGGCAGGCATCTGGTGATACAAGGTCCTCCCGGTACCGGTAAATCACAAACGATCACCAATATCATTGCAGATGCCGTAGGCAGAGGCAAAAAAGTATTGTTTGTAGCGGAGAAGATGGCTGCACTCGAAGTAGTAAAGCGCCGACTGGACAATATACAATTGGGAGAAGCTTGTCTGGAGCTGCACAGCCATAAGGCCAGCAAAAAAGAGCTGCATCAGGAACTCCGCCGCGTGCTGGAGCTGGGACGTCCTTCTGTGCATAAGCTTCGGGAAGAAGTGATGTTGCTCAATACTCACCGCCAGGAACTGAATGAGTATTGCCAGTCGGTGAATGAACCGATTGGGCAGAGCGGTCTTACCGTTCATCAAATAACGGGCTATCTGTTACGGATAAACGAAGAAACAGCCGGTAGGCAGTTGCCAGCGATCACCCCGCCGGACATGGCCTCCTGGGATGCTGCAGCCATGAACAAAGCCACCGCAATGGCCCTGCGAATACAGGCCTGCCTGCGGGAAGCCGGCATGCCTTCGCAACTGGCATTCCGCGGCAGCCGATTGACCGTGCTGTTGCCTCATCAGCAGGACGCACTGCAAAGACAGCTGCAGGATACCACTTCGGCCTTGCAAACGCTGCAGCAGCTGCTGGCTACCATCGCCGGCAGTCTGGGAATGACCCCACCAGCAGATATGAAAACAGCTGCACAGCTGGTAAATATCTGTGACCTGCTTTCCCGCAAGCCTGACCTTAACGGACTGAACACGGCCAGCCAATCCTGGTTGATCCGGCAGCAGGACATCGCTGCCTGGCTGGAAGCTGGCCGCCGGCATACCGCTATTCACGCTGCCTGTCAGGATACCCTGATCCCTGAAGCCTTCACACAGGACCTGATGGAAGTCCGTCAGAACCTGCTGGCACATGGCGGCAAATGGTACAAGTTCCTCATCGGTGCTTATAACCGCAGCAATAAACAACTGGCAGCCCTGTGTAAAGGACCCCTGCCAAAAGATAATGCTACCAAACTGCAATATGTAGACAGCATCATGGAATATCGCCGTCATGATGCGTTGATACAGGAACATGCGGCCCTGGCCCGTGAACTGTTCGGTATACGCTGGCAGAAACACCAAACCGACTGGGACGCACTGGACACTGCAGCAGCGTATGTAACGGACATGCATAAACGTATTGCTGCCGGTACCTGCCCTATGCAGATACTGAACTGCCTGCATCAGCAGATAGACCCTGCCACTGCGGCTACTGACAGGGATCGTCTGCAGCAACAGCTGAACAGCACTGCCTCATTGCAGGCCGGCGTATTACAGCAGCTGGACATGCCGGTTTATCAATGGCCGGAATCTTTTGCAGCCACCGCTGAACAACTGGTCAGCTGGAAAGACCGTCTGCCTGAAATACACCATAACATTGCCTGGAACAATATAACGGAAACGGCTACACAGGAAAACTTTTCCTGCCTTATCAGCCCCTCGATGGAGTGGCCGGAAGCAGCACGCCTGCTGAAGACTGTTCTACAAAAAACATGGTACGAATACCTGTTGGAAACAGCCGTGAAGGCACAGCCGGCGCTTCGCCGGTTTGACAGAGCCGGTCATGAAGAACTGGTACAGCAGTTCCGCCGCCTCGACACTACGAACCTGCAATATAACCGTGCCCGTGCCGCTCTCAGCCACTGGGAGCAGATGCCCCGTATCGATGCCGGCGGACAGGTAAACATCATTCGCACCGAGTTCAACAAAAAAGCGCGGCATATGCCGGTGCGCAAACTCATGAAAGAAGCCGGGCTGGCCATACAGGCCATCAAGCCGGTGTTTATGATGAGCCCTTTGTCTATCGCTAATTTCCTGCCACCAGGTTCGCTGGAGTTTGATCTCGTGATTTTCGATGAAGCCAGCCAGGTAAGGCCGGTGGAAGCCCTGGGCGCTATTCTGCGTGGTAAACAGCTGGTAGTGGTGGGAGATACCAAACAGCTGCCGCCTACCAGTTTCTTCGATACGCTCACCAAAGAAGTGGAAGACGAAGAAAATATTACCGCCGACATGCAGAGTATTCTGGGTCTCTGTGATGCGCAGGGAGCGCCTCAGCGGATGTTACGCTGGCATTACCGCAGTCGCCACGAATCGCTGATCACGTTGTCCAATCATGAATTTTATGAAAATAAACTGGTAATCTTCCCCAGCCCCGGTTCCAAAGAAAGCCGTGGCCTGGTGTTCAATCATCTGAAAGATACTGCCTACGACAGAGGAAAAACCCGTACCAACCCTAAGGAGGCGGAGATAGTGGCAGATGCGGTGATGGAACATGCCCGCCGTCATCCGGCCCTGAGCCTGGGTGTGGTGGCTTTCAGCACTTCCCAGCGTGAAGCTATTACCACAGCGCTGGAAACACGGCGCCGCAACAATCCTGAGCTGGAATCCTTTTTCCGTCAACATGCTGATGAGCCTTTCTTTGTAAAGAACCTCGAAAATGTGCAGGGCGATGAAAGAGATGTCATCTTTATCTCTATCGGTTACGGCCGTACGGAGGAAGGATATGTGGCTATGTCTTTCGGTCCGCTCAACAACGACGGGGGCGAGCGTCGTCTCAATGTACTTATCACCCGCGCCAAATCACGCTGTGAGGTGTTTACCAATATCACTGCAGATGATATAGATCTCAACAGGGCCAAAAGCACTGGTATCATGGCATTGAAAAACTTCCTCTACTATGCACAGCATGGAAGGCTGAACACTACGATAGAGACAGGTCTTCCGGCCGACAGCCCGTTTGAGGAAAATGTGGCCGCCAAACTGGAAGCGCTGGGATATATCGTCAGAAAACAAGTCGGCTCCCGCGGCTTTTATATCGATCTGGTCATTGTAGACCCGGACCTTCCGGGCCGCTATGTGCTGGGTATCGAATGTGATGGCGCCGCCTATCATTCGGCCCGCTCTGCCCGCGACCGCGACCGGCTGCGGCAGCAGATGCTGGAAGCCATCGGCTGGAAGATGCACCGCATCTGGAGCACCGACTGGTTCCGTAATCCCGGCAAGGAACTGGACCGTCTGGTAGCAGCCATCGAAAAAGCACGTGCCGATCTTTCCATAAACGATCAGGTGGATGCTGACGTGATCGCAGAAGCTACCCCGCTGCTGAAAAGAGAAACCGTGGAAACAGAAGATACAGATGCACCGTTGTATGAAATAGCCGAACTGCCGGAGACGATCAAAGACCAGGAATTTCATGCTACTCCGATAGGCAGCCTGTGTGACTGGATAGAACAGGTAGTGGCCGTTGAAAGCCCGGTACATTTTGATGAAGTAGCCCGTCGCATGGTGGAAGCTGCCGGTATTACCCGCGTAGGCCCCCGTATCCGGGAAGTCCTGCGCCATGCCGTCAGACATGCGGATGCCAGCAAACGAATCAAAATTAAAGGGCAGTTCCTCTGGGAGACCGCATTGGCCGAGCCCGTGGTACGCAACCGTAGCCAGCTACCCGCTGCTGCCAGAAAAATCAGTTATATTTCTGTAGAAGAAATCGGGGTAGCCCTTGAAAAAGTAGTTAAAGATGCTATTGCCATCCAACGCGAAGAGGCAGTGCCTTTTATTGCGAAGATGTTTGGCTATAGCCGTGTTACAGAAGAAATGAAAGAAGAGATCCTGAAAGCGATCGATGTTAATATTGCCAATAACGTAGTGCAACAGGAGGGAGATCTTCTCAAAGTATAA
- the msrA gene encoding peptide-methionine (S)-S-oxide reductase MsrA, protein MRKYSIFIFFVTLALFACAQNKTDKVPGDMEVSKNTHVEKATFGGGCFWCTEAQFQYLDGVIKVESGYAGGHVANPTYEQVCEGNTGHAEVIQVTYDPAKISYEELLQAFWVSHDPTQLNRQGNDVGTQYRSVIFYHNPEQKEKAEYYKKKLQESGAYDKPIVTEIAPLTNFYIAEDYHQNYYNLNGRQPYCTFVIKPKLEKFKQVFKGHLKKQ, encoded by the coding sequence ATGCGAAAGTACTCAATATTCATCTTTTTCGTAACATTGGCCTTGTTCGCCTGTGCGCAGAACAAGACAGATAAAGTTCCCGGAGATATGGAAGTAAGTAAAAATACCCATGTAGAAAAAGCCACTTTTGGAGGCGGTTGCTTCTGGTGCACGGAAGCACAGTTTCAATACCTCGATGGTGTGATCAAAGTAGAATCCGGCTATGCCGGTGGCCATGTTGCCAACCCCACCTACGAACAGGTATGTGAAGGCAATACCGGCCATGCAGAAGTGATCCAGGTAACCTACGACCCTGCCAAAATCAGCTATGAAGAGCTGTTGCAGGCCTTCTGGGTGAGCCACGACCCTACCCAGCTTAACCGCCAGGGCAACGATGTAGGCACCCAATACCGCTCCGTTATCTTCTATCATAACCCGGAGCAAAAGGAAAAAGCGGAGTATTATAAGAAGAAACTACAGGAGTCCGGCGCCTACGATAAACCTATCGTAACCGAAATAGCTCCGCTGACCAATTTTTATATAGCAGAAGATTATCACCAGAACTACTACAATCTCAATGGAAGGCAGCCCTACTGCACCTTTGTGATCAAACCTAAACTGGAAAAATTCAAACAGGTATTCAAAGGCCACCTGAAAAAACAATAA
- a CDS encoding ABC transporter permease, whose product MFSNFLLIAWRNLVRYKYYALINIAGLAIGLATCWLLLLYVLGETSYENFFPDKDRVYRAVNSATWAGGSLNVATTSAPFALLLKKDYPEIEEVTRVLTDGGSMLQYGEKKLQVEDLFFVDSTFLKVLPFALLQGDAGSCLQQPNAIVLTKKLATKIFGDPALAMGKTIRTEDSTTVFQVSAVMEDVPANSHFAFSALRVLPANYNADGWQNFDVYTYLLLRPGVDIKTLENKLPSFGERYVKPHMGDVAYKMELQPLTAIHLYSRLGYEMGANGNILYVYVFLFVGLLILAIACINYMNLATARAAGRVREVGVRKTLGSGRDEIARMFLAESFLLTLIAAVVAWGLVTMALPYFNAFAHRQLQLWQFGVARTIGAALLLVLFTGLMAGIYPAVFMSGFRVVYALKGRLSGSSHTGFRKGLVTFQFMIAIVLTASTLVAYDQLQYVMHKDLGFHKEQMLYFHLNDVNARSSIPAIKQQLLGNPLIRDVSAVSNPIGRNDLGTSGFFFEQNDGSISESSILAQSLMVDADFLKTMGISLRSGRNFSDTGNTDRFHAALINETLVKNFNLKDPLGKKVQFKIDNKGTRAERVIVGVVRDFHTYSLQHKIAPLVMEMAPFPAMEDNLYVRISPQNIPAALAHIEKVYQRFDANHAFSYHFADEDFARQYEGEQQQERIFLMFTVLALFIACLGLFGLAAFMAVQRTREIGVRKAMGASTGSIVKMLSQDFLKLVLIAALLAFPLSWWMMDRWLQHFAYRTGISIWIFVLTGIGVTVVALLTVSYHALKAALANPVRSLRAD is encoded by the coding sequence ATGTTCAGTAATTTTCTACTGATAGCCTGGCGCAACCTTGTCAGGTATAAATATTACGCTTTGATCAACATTGCCGGGCTGGCCATTGGGCTGGCCACCTGCTGGCTGTTGTTGTTATATGTGCTGGGAGAAACCAGTTACGAAAATTTTTTTCCGGATAAAGACCGGGTATACCGCGCGGTAAACAGCGCCACCTGGGCCGGCGGTAGTCTCAATGTGGCTACTACTTCAGCCCCCTTTGCATTATTGTTAAAAAAGGATTACCCTGAGATAGAAGAAGTAACCCGTGTTTTGACGGATGGTGGTAGCATGCTTCAGTATGGAGAGAAAAAGCTGCAGGTGGAAGACCTGTTTTTTGTAGACAGCACGTTTCTGAAAGTCCTGCCATTTGCTCTTTTGCAGGGAGATGCAGGCAGCTGTTTACAGCAGCCCAATGCTATTGTGCTCACAAAAAAACTGGCGACTAAAATATTCGGGGACCCGGCGCTGGCCATGGGCAAAACAATCCGTACGGAAGACAGTACCACCGTTTTTCAGGTGAGTGCTGTGATGGAAGATGTGCCTGCCAATTCCCACTTTGCCTTCAGCGCACTGCGGGTGCTGCCTGCCAACTACAATGCCGACGGCTGGCAGAATTTCGACGTATATACCTACCTGTTATTACGCCCGGGCGTGGATATAAAAACGCTGGAAAACAAGCTGCCTTCTTTCGGGGAACGATATGTAAAACCGCATATGGGCGATGTGGCCTATAAGATGGAGCTGCAGCCGCTTACCGCTATCCACCTGTATTCCCGTCTGGGATATGAAATGGGAGCCAATGGCAATATTCTCTACGTATATGTGTTCCTGTTTGTAGGGCTGCTGATATTGGCCATTGCCTGTATCAACTATATGAACCTGGCTACGGCAAGGGCTGCAGGACGAGTGCGGGAGGTGGGTGTCCGTAAAACGCTGGGATCGGGGCGGGATGAGATAGCCCGTATGTTTCTGGCGGAGTCTTTCCTGTTGACACTGATCGCCGCAGTTGTTGCCTGGGGGCTGGTAACGATGGCATTGCCGTACTTTAACGCATTTGCCCACCGGCAGCTGCAGCTGTGGCAGTTTGGCGTGGCCCGTACCATAGGAGCGGCGTTGTTACTGGTATTGTTTACGGGGCTGATGGCAGGTATCTATCCGGCGGTGTTTATGTCGGGGTTTAGGGTGGTGTATGCACTAAAAGGACGCTTAAGTGGAAGCAGTCATACTGGTTTCCGCAAAGGACTGGTCACTTTTCAGTTTATGATTGCCATTGTACTCACGGCCAGCACACTGGTGGCGTATGATCAGCTACAGTACGTGATGCACAAGGATCTGGGCTTTCATAAAGAACAGATGCTGTACTTCCATCTGAATGATGTGAATGCACGCAGCAGCATTCCAGCCATCAAACAGCAGCTGCTGGGTAATCCGCTGATACGTGATGTATCGGCTGTCAGCAACCCCATAGGCCGGAACGATCTGGGGACCAGCGGCTTCTTCTTTGAACAAAACGATGGTAGTATTTCTGAGTCATCTATCCTGGCCCAAAGTCTGATGGTAGATGCCGATTTCCTGAAAACGATGGGTATCTCCCTGCGGAGCGGTCGTAACTTCTCTGATACGGGTAATACCGACCGTTTTCATGCCGCGCTGATCAACGAAACGCTGGTGAAAAACTTCAACCTGAAAGATCCGCTGGGCAAAAAAGTACAGTTTAAAATCGATAACAAGGGCACAAGGGCAGAACGTGTAATCGTGGGCGTAGTCCGGGATTTTCATACCTACTCCCTGCAACATAAGATAGCACCGCTGGTAATGGAGATGGCGCCTTTCCCTGCGATGGAAGATAACCTGTACGTGCGGATAAGCCCGCAGAATATCCCGGCCGCACTGGCACATATTGAAAAAGTATATCAACGTTTTGATGCCAACCATGCTTTCAGCTATCATTTTGCAGATGAGGATTTTGCCAGGCAATATGAAGGAGAACAACAACAGGAAAGGATTTTCCTGATGTTCACTGTGCTGGCTTTGTTTATTGCCTGTCTGGGATTGTTCGGACTGGCGGCTTTTATGGCGGTACAGCGCACCCGGGAAATCGGGGTGCGCAAAGCCATGGGCGCTTCTACAGGCAGTATTGTAAAAATGTTATCGCAGGATTTTCTGAAGCTGGTGCTGATAGCCGCTTTGCTGGCATTTCCGTTGTCATGGTGGATGATGGACCGCTGGTTACAGCATTTTGCCTATCGTACCGGCATCAGCATCTGGATATTTGTACTGACCGGTATAGGCGTTACCGTAGTAGCGCTGCTTACTGTCAGTTACCATGCGCTGAAGGCGGCGCTGGCCAATCCAGTGCGGAGCCTGCGGGCTGACTGA
- the ygiD gene encoding 4,5-DOPA dioxygenase extradiol, with the protein MDLHGFHHITSDLKTTDIAMPVMFIGHGNPMNGISDNAFTKALASMGQTLKDKPRAILVISAHWLTKGTHVLVAPQPETIHDFGGFPEALYQVQYPAPGAPEVARETKNLITSTQVVEDEQWGLDHGAWTVLKHMYPLADIPVYQLSIDYHQPPEYHFKLAAELQALRRKGVLIMGSGNIVHNLRQIIFTDNAKPYDWAVSFDALVKEKLEKGAFQDLINYHTLGQAAQLSIPTNDHYLPMLYTLGLVNKNEQIAFTYEEIQNGSISMRCFQTV; encoded by the coding sequence ATGGACTTACACGGATTTCACCATATCACCAGTGACCTGAAAACCACTGATATAGCCATGCCCGTTATGTTTATCGGACACGGCAACCCAATGAACGGTATCAGCGACAATGCCTTTACCAAAGCATTGGCCAGCATGGGCCAGACCCTGAAAGACAAGCCCAGGGCTATACTTGTCATCTCCGCCCACTGGCTTACCAAAGGCACGCACGTGCTGGTAGCCCCACAACCTGAAACCATACACGATTTCGGCGGCTTCCCCGAAGCGCTGTACCAGGTGCAATATCCGGCACCCGGCGCACCGGAAGTGGCCAGAGAAACGAAAAACCTCATCACCTCCACCCAGGTAGTGGAAGATGAGCAATGGGGCCTCGACCATGGCGCCTGGACCGTTTTAAAACATATGTACCCGCTAGCGGATATCCCCGTGTACCAGCTGAGCATCGACTATCACCAACCACCCGAATACCATTTCAAACTGGCCGCCGAGCTGCAGGCACTGCGTCGTAAAGGCGTACTGATCATGGGCAGCGGCAATATCGTTCATAACCTCCGCCAGATCATCTTTACAGATAATGCCAAACCATACGACTGGGCTGTTTCCTTTGATGCGCTGGTAAAAGAGAAGCTGGAAAAAGGAGCTTTCCAGGACCTGATCAACTATCATACCCTCGGACAGGCAGCCCAGCTGTCTATCCCCACCAACGATCACTATCTCCCCATGTTATATACACTGGGACTGGTCAATAAAAACGAACAGATCGCATTCACCTACGAAGAAATCCAGAACGGCAGCATCAGTATGCGCTGCTTCCAGACGGTTTAA
- a CDS encoding Rrf2 family transcriptional regulator, with protein sequence MNNARFPISLHILTLMARESGTLLSSDYIAGSININPVLVRKEISNLRNHGLIESKEGKNGGATLAKPAASILLSDIYHAVQQASLLGNSRNQPNPACSVGKQINAHLNSLYEDIEGALLRKLANITLADFSGRFE encoded by the coding sequence ATGAATAATGCCCGGTTTCCCATATCGTTACATATACTTACCCTCATGGCGAGGGAAAGCGGGACACTATTGTCTTCCGACTACATTGCCGGCAGCATTAACATCAACCCGGTACTGGTCAGAAAAGAGATCAGTAACCTGCGCAACCACGGCCTGATAGAAAGCAAGGAAGGTAAAAACGGAGGTGCCACACTCGCCAAACCCGCTGCCAGTATCTTGTTGTCCGACATTTATCATGCCGTACAACAGGCCTCCCTGCTGGGCAACAGCCGAAACCAGCCCAACCCGGCCTGCAGCGTGGGTAAACAGATAAACGCACACCTCAACAGTCTGTATGAAGACATAGAAGGAGCCCTGTTGCGTAAACTGGCAAACATTACGCTGGCCGATTTTTCAGGAAGATTTGAATGA